A window from Plasmodium relictum strain SGS1 genome assembly, chromosome: 7 encodes these proteins:
- the PSD gene encoding phosphatidylserine decarboxylase, putative, protein MKKKRNDINTFSLCKKKYIITGVTLLSFIIMFQYKYHEVLSIYDDKINVKQSSKLFWSRLLFGRTRSRITGKILNIEIPSSYRLLVYNSLIKYMHINRDEIKYPIESYRSIADFFSRYIREETRPIEDISDYSIASPCDSEIVDFGELKTDYLENIKGLKFNIKKFLGSNFQKKYNDDSTKFYYVIFYLSPRQYHHFHAPFNFKYKIRRHISGELFPVFKGMFKFINNLFDINERVILAGEWKGGNVYYAAVSAYNVGNIKIVNDNDLLTNNLRTQLSYMGGDIDTKIYDNYKNLEIGDELGEFKMGSSIVLIFENKSDFLWNIKHNQNISVGQRIGGINNTVESTDRFIRYRS, encoded by the coding sequence atgaaaaaaaaaagaaatgatatAAACACCTTTAGTttgtgtaaaaaaaaatatataattacagGTGTAACTCTATTATcctttattattatgtttCAATATAAATATCATGAAGTATTATCAATATATGacgataaaataaatgttaaACAAAGTAGTAAGTTGTTTTGGTCACGTTTATTATTCGGAAGAACGCGAAGTAGAATTACCGGgaaaattttgaatattgAAATTCCCTCTTCCTATCGTTTGCTGGtttataattctttaataaaatatatgcatataaatagagatgaaataaaatatcctATTGAATCATATAGATCTATTGCCGATTTTTTTTCGAGATATATAAGAGAAGAAACAAGACCAATTGAGGATATTAGTGATTATTCAATTGCTAGTCCTTGTGATAGTGAAATTGTTGATTTTGGAGAATTAAAAACAGATTATCTTGAAAATATTAAGggattaaaatttaatataaaaaagtttttaggatctaattttcaaaaaaaatataatgatgaTTCtactaaattttattatgtcattttttatttaagtcCGAGGCAGTATCATCATTTCCATGCcccatttaattttaaatataaaataagaagACATATATCAGGAGAATTGTTTCCTGTTTTTAAGGGAATGttcaaatttattaataatttatttgataTAAATGAACGAGTTATATTAGCAGGAGAATGGAAGGGAGGAAATGTTTATTATGCAGCTGTTAGTGCATATAATGTtggaaatattaaaattgtaAATGATAATGATTTGCTAACTAATAATTTAAGAACACAGTTAAGCTATATGGGTGGAGACATTGACACAAAGATATATGATAACTATAAAAATTTGGAAATTGGAGATGAATTAGGAGAATTTAAAATGGGATCATCTATTGTTTtaatatttgaaaataaaagtgaTTTTTTATGGAATATCAAACATAATCAAAATATTTCTGTTGGTCAAAGAATAGGAGGAATCAATAATACAGTAGAATCAACAGATAGATTTATTAGATATAGAAGTTAA
- a CDS encoding cytochrome c oxidase subunit 6B, putative, with amino-acid sequence MSESNYLSHKFIKNYDELTSQNPHASDPRFLQINQYNHCAYRYTLFCRCAKELGDDHPRCKFQYYRAQIACTAEQLEEWDDQRQRGTCVMDTLPDRLTAHLRQ; translated from the exons ATGAGTGAATCTAATTATTTAAgtcataaatttataaagaattatGATGAACTAACTTCTCAGAATCCTCATGCAAGT GATCCTCGCTTTTTACAAATAAATCAATATAACCATTGTGCTTATAGATATACATTATTCTGCAGATGCGCAAAAGAATTGGGTGATGACCATCCTCGTTGCAA atttCAATATTACCGTGCACAGATTGCTTGCACTGCCGAACAACTTGAAGAATGGGATGATCAAAGACAAAGag GAACATGTGTTATGGATACATTACCTGATAGATTGACTGCTCACTTaagacaataa
- the PPP4 gene encoding serine/threonine protein phosphatase 4, putative, producing MNTKDLEKQIEILKKCQLLGEKEVKILCNEAKALLVKEENIRYVDLPVIICGDIHGQFHDLKELFNIGNELPEVNYIFLGDYVDRGKYSIETFLLLLALKLRYPDQITLIRGNHESRQITEVYGFYDECIKKYGSINVWKYCTEVFDYLSIGALIENNYFCIHGGLSPYFDKIDELKKIQRFQEIPRSGSLCDIMWSDPSDKNGWDKSPRGAGYLFGPDIVQKFCHVNNIEIIARAHQLVMEGYKWWFNRRLVTVWSAPNYCYRCGNLASIMEIDENSIFNFKCFGPSIIESNSNEFVKKYPPIYFS from the coding sequence ATGAACACTAAAGATTTAGAAAAGCaaatagaaattttaaagaagTGCCAGTTGTTAGGAGAAAAAGAAGtgaaaattttatgtaaCGAAGCAAAAGCTTTATTagtaaaagaagaaaatatcaGATATGTAGATTTACCAGTAATTATATGTGGGGATATACATGGACAATTTCACGATTTgaaagaattatttaatataggTAATGAGTTGCCAGAAGTTAACTATATATTCTTAGGAGATTATGTAGATAGGGGAAAATATAGTATTGAAACATTTTTACTATTGCTAGCATTAAAATTAAGGTATCCTGATCAAATAACTCTAATAAGAGGAAATCATGAAAGTAGACAAATTACTGAAGTTTATGGTTTTTATGATGAatgcataaaaaaatacGGATCAATTAACGTATGGAAATATTGCACTGAAGTTTTTGATTATTTGTCAATTGGTGCattaattgaaaataattatttttgtatacATGGTGGATTATCACCATATTTTGATAAGATTGAtgaattaaagaaaatacaaAGATTTCAAGAAATTCCAAGAAGTGGGTCGTTATGTGATATTATGTGGTCAGATCCATCAGATAAAAATGGATGGGATAAAAGCCCAAGAGGAGCAGGATATTTGTTTGGGCCTGATATTGTTCAGAAATTCTGTCATGTTAATAATATTGAGATAATAGCTAGAGCTCACCAATTGGTTATGGAAGGATATAAATGGTGGTTTAATAGAAGATTGGTGACTGTATGGTCAGCTCCCAATTATTGCTACCGTTGTGGAAACTTAGCCAGTATAATGGAAATTGATGAAAAttccatttttaattttaaatgctTTGGACCATCTATTATTGAAAGTAATTCAAACGaatttgttaaaaaataCCCTCCTATATATTTCtcttaa
- a CDS encoding zinc finger protein, putative has product MLYKTQLCSFYAKGICARGNKCSWAHGQLDVRPMPKFYKTRMCYTFLSGSYCEASKCTFAHTEEELRGSGKALRLCTKYFLDGYCNKADKCPMAHNINQLDPSVKFSSTELMNRVYNNDENLNYKNKLDLKNNENNMYMKNDDQNNQEDNKEDNYNIISQFNENEQAIKNPKKNTLNFYSNNDKKTYKEYLLENNLENDYFNEMKKKKENENVFFNNSDPLINNDCIKNKNTKNDFIKNEFLNNHENLKNDYHHKNEDFAKNNEFLKVNEKLSPSEYNYNQELNGRESKNFKLYTYKNDDNIDMLNNYENFKNMNISSKTRLINDYYKNSISSIETNMQNIDNIHLEKLKNLRKIEKANLSSNANCNLNFNLLNKMDKNDIDFEEEKIVYNKSKKKDTVENSVFDSNTTYENSKNNSNYYCDNIINLNKTKENLENCENDSLSFSYKSNMTNEKNVNQLNLDNLIYNINNINLVNMNNEMEAKNKNIKSVVMKSNKSKVQNCEKTNIASLKEENKSDNEKYFHEDINSQYVNNSDYNIKKYLLLNKYIIDNSNKYNEQLLVSKNANSDIDDNILNNYNFKNNYTNSNANNIYNGINLSDGINNINGNSLKKNLNNLTNTKKNINNNTSNINKLNIDSINEIKKFKNLDNNNVENLNNHNFNNGDITANEENDDENSNDFILKNLNNNINKNILLNNKISMLNKNINNENVDHLNNEDDEEIINIKNNNEIINNHIEHKRNMYMLNVNNMNFMNNIDINRINDNIKSKLNNINENITNFEDINKILINENPNNINYNLDNFLNKKNVDKMTNSLENSSSNSNNLKYLNRKNLIYKSNNFNENMNLVDICALNSNNNIKSVEMNTNINNGMINNNMSSGSNNNNNTTNNINNNNNNNHVNKHNNTNSINCNNISNNNNENNITNNISSNDHNYYFNDYNKIDISNLAKYNYSNNYIDTNKNNYIANNNSEMYEISYKNDEGFTNYIYSNKNDIINKRKNSSNINVKDDHILYFNNKNGKKILKNFNPLTYSFSGLCECLSKNEEIKNKE; this is encoded by the exons AT gcTATATAAAACTCAGCTTTGTTCTTTTTATGCAAAAGGTATTTGTGCAAGAGGCAATAAATGTAGCTGGGCACATGGTCAGTTAGATGTTAGACCAATGCCCAAATTCTACAaa acaAGAATGTGTTACACATTTTTATCAGGAAGTTATTGTGAAGCTTCTAAATGTACTTTTGCTCATACAGAAGAAGAATTAAGAGGATCAGGAAAAGCCCTTAGATTGTGTACAAAATATTTCTTAGAtg GTTATTGCAACAAAGCAGATAAATGCCCAATGGCTCATAACATAAATCAACTTGATCCTTCTGTTAAGTTTTCTTCAACAGAATTAATGAATAGAGTGtataataatgatgaaaatttgaattataaaaataagttagatttaaaaaataatgaaaataatatgtaTATGAAAAATGATGATCAAAATAATCAAGAAGATAATAAAGAAGATAATTACAATATCATTAGCCAATTTAATGAAAACGAACAAGCTATAAAAAATCCAAAGAAAAATAcacttaatttttattcaaataatgataaaaaaacatacaaGGAATATTTACTAGAAAATAATCTAGAAAATGATTATTTcaatgaaatgaaaaaaaaaaaggaaaatg aaaatgtttttttcaaTAACAGTGACCctttaattaataatgattgtataaaaaataaaaatacaaaaaatgatttcataaaaaatgaatttttaaataatcatgagaatttaaaaaatgattatcATCATAAGAATGAAGATTTTGCAAAAAAcaatgaatttttaaaagtaaatgAGAAGCTATCCCCCAGTGAATACAACTATAATCAAGAATTAAATGGAAGAGAAagcaaaaattttaaattatatacatataaaaacgATGACAATATTGACATGCttaataattatgaaaattttaagaatatGAATATCAGCAGTAAAACGAGATTAATTAatgattattataaaaacagTATTTCATCAATAGAGACGAATATGCAAAATATTGATAACATACATTTAGAGaagttaaaaaatttaagaaaaatagaaaaggCAAATTTATCATCCAATGCAAATTGTAACTTaaactttaatttattaaataaaatggataaaaatgatatagattttgaagaagaaaaaattgtttataataaatcaaaaaaaaaagatactgTAGAAAATTCTGTATTTGATTCTAATACTACCTatgaaaattcaaaaaacAATTCCAATTATTATTgtgataatattataaatttaaataaaacaaaagaaaatttagaaaactGTGAAAATGATAGTTTAAGTTTTAGCTACAAGAGCAACATGaccaatgaaaaaaatgttaatcaACTTAATTTAGATAATCTTATATACAATATAAACAATATTAATTTagtaaatatgaataatgaaATGGAagctaaaaataaaaatataaaatctgTTGTAATGAAATCAAACAAAAGTAAAGTTCAAAATTGTGAAAAGACAAATATAGCGagtttaaaagaagaaaataaatcagATAACGAAAAATATTTCCatgaagatattaattcgcAGTATGTTAATAATTCagattataatattaaaaaataccttcttttaaataagtaCATAATTGATAATTCTAATAAGTATAATGAGCAATTACTAGTATCAAAAAATGCAAACAGTGATATCGATGacaatatattaaataattataattttaaaaataattataccAATTCAAATGcaaataatatatacaatGGTATAAATTTAAGTGAtggaataaataatataaatggtaatagtttaaaaaaaaatctaaatAATTTAACTAATACCAAgaagaatataaataataacacaagtaatattaataaattgaaCATAGACAgtattaatgaaataaaaaagtttaaaaatttagataataataatgtggaaaatttaaataatcacAATTTCAATAATGGTGATATAACTGCAAACGAAGAGAATGATGATGAAAATTCTAATGactttattttgaaaaatttaaataacaatataaataaaaatatccttttaaataataaaataagtatgctaaataaaaatataaataatgaaaatgtagATCATTTAAACAATGAAGATGACgaagaaattataaatatcaaaaacaataatgaaattattaataatcaTATAGaacataaaagaaatatgtatatgttaaatgtaaataacatgaattttatgaataatattgatataaatagaattaatgataatataaaaagtaagttaaataatattaatgaaaatatcaCAAATTTTGAAGATATTAATAAGATTCTAATAAACGAAAATCCTaacaatattaattataatttagataattttttgaataaaaagAATGTAGATAAAATGACTAATAGTTTAGAAAACAGTTCCAGCAattctaataatttaaaatatttaaatagaaaaaatcttatatataaatctaataattttaatgaaaatatgaaTTTAGTAGATATATGTGCGTtgaatagtaataataatataaaaagtgtTGAAATGAATACAAACATAAACAATGGTatgataaataataatatgagtAGTGGtagcaataataataacaataccactaataatattaataataacaataataacaATCATGTTAATAAACATAATAACACCAATAGCATTAATTGTAATAAtataagtaataataataatgaaaataatatcacTAATAACATTAGTAGCAATgatcataattattatttcaatgattataataaaatagatatttctaatttagcaaaatataattattcaaataattatatagatacaaataaaaataattatattgcAAATAATAATTCAGAAATGTATGaaatttcttataaaaatgatgaaggTTTtactaattatatttatagtaataaaaatgatataattaataaaaggaaaaattcATCTAATATTAATGTAAAGGATGatcatatattatattttaataataaaaatggaaaaaaaattttaaaaaacttTAATCCTTTAACTTATAGCTTCAGTGGACTATGCGAATGTTTAAgcaaaaatgaagaaataaaaaataaagaatag
- the COX5B gene encoding cytochrome c oxidase subunit 5B, putative, with amino-acid sequence MIWGRIVKNISCKVENIGKRSISNYCDKIKYNKLYRNDIVCLRNIQKRTYLHFARTLPEDYELPLDTFPENISEILKKDKKSLDFIQSYWYWKIRSETNLLNYEKLIKKSYKQLAVDMGMQIANPDNEHMLALLEFYEYLKSSPFVGPFGTIENPVIIPSVHTERVVCCTGGTGENEHVPLFFRCREGFLYRCGECDQIFMHVRVLYSLSDGNDPFPNDPDVDDVFDLNLIEENMKLYNDDQYVRWPTGNVTYRQMFLEGKWGNEKPNNISNLSLNK; translated from the exons atgatcTGGGGTAGAATAGTAAAAAACATCTCATGTAAAGTTGAAAATATAGGAAAGAGAAGCATTTCAAATTATTgtgataaaataaagtataataaattatatagaaaTGATATTGTATGTTTaagaaatatacaaaaaCGAACTTATTTGCATTTTGCTCGTACATTACCAGAAGACTATGAACTTCCTTTAGATACTTTTCCAGAAAATATAagtgaaatattaaaaaaggatAAGAAATCTCTTGATTTTATTCAAAGTTACTGGTATTGGAAAATAAGAAGTGAAACTAATTTACTTAATTATGAGaagttaattaaaaaatcatataaGCAATTAGCTGTCGATATGGGAATGCag ATTGCAAACCCAGATAATGAGCATATGCTAGCATTACTAGAGTTTTACGAATACTTAAAATCTTCTCCTTTCGTTGGCCCATTTGGTACTATTGAAAATCCAGTTATAATCCCGAGTGTTCATACAGAAAGAGTAGTCTGCTGTACAGGGGGTACAGGGGAAAATGAGCACgttcctttattttttcgTTGTAGAGAAGGATTTTTATATAGATGTGGAGAATGCGATCAAATATTTATGCATGTACGTgtattatattcattaagTGATGGAAACGATCCATTTCCAAATGATCCCGACGTAGATGATGtttttgatttaaatttaattgaagaaaatatgaaattatataatgATGATCAATATGTTCGTTGGCCTACTGGAAATGTTACATATAGACAAATGTTTCTTGAAGGAAAATGGGGAAATGAAAAACcaaataatatttctaacttaagtttaaataaataa
- a CDS encoding fumarate hydratase, putative, translating into MLNFKNIPFLFSNKICRNKILNTNSVYNINKLNINTLNKFLDILEFEGEDIEYTRIDELSKYIEVVKINENPTNKTKYYGYDFTDIDKFFDENGNIKIYSKQAISKNDVKEYIHIPPFVLTKLCEYAFKEILFFLNKKHLNQLQTILNDKESSKNDKYVAMTLIKNAVISSERLLPGCQDTGTAIVLGKKDEEILTTYDHKYLNLGIYNAYKNNNFRYSQLSPLNMFNEVNTKNNLPSQIEIYSNIKKEKKENNNLCTNEKLNKNHKNDIYEGPKYELIFIAKGGGSANKTFLFQQTKSILNEDSLYNFLLDKIKEIGTSACPPYHLAIVIGGLSAEMNLKMVKLASCRYLDDLKKDGGEYGKAFRDLESEKIILERSQKLGIGAQFGGKYFVHDVRVIRLPRHSASCPIGIGVSCSADRQIKCIINKNGVFMEKLEHEPIKYLPEITFQNLNQSNGIKINLNQDMEEILECLSKYPISTLLLLTGKLVVARDTAHKKIVDQFINDNIPIPDYFKKHPIYYAGPAKKPDNYASGSFGPTTAGRMDAYAEVLMKNKSSLISLAKGNRSSVVRNACKKYNGFYLGSIGGPGAILAKNNIKKVEVIDFKDLGMEAVHLIDVVDFPAFIVIDNKGNDFYNKWIP; encoded by the coding sequence ATgctaaattttaaaaacataccatttttattttcaaataaaatttgtaGAAATAAAATTCTCAATACTAATTCAGTTtataacataaataaattaaatattaatacactaaataaatttttagatATTTTAGAATTTGAAGGAGAAGATATCGAATATACACGTATTGATGAGCTCAGTAAATATATTGAAGttgttaaaataaatgagAATCCAACTAATAAAACTAAATATTATGGTTATGATTTCACTGATATAGACAAATTTTTTGATGAAAAtggtaatataaaaatatattctaaaCAAGCTATAAGTAAGAATGACGTTAAGGAATACATTCACATTCCACCATTTGTGCTAACAAAGTTATGTGAATATgcatttaaagaaatattattttttttaaataagaagCATTTAAATCAATTACAAACTATACTGAATGATAAAGAATCTAGTAAAAATGACAAATATGTTGCTAtgactttaataaaaaatgctGTTATAAGCTCAGAAAGGCTTTTACCAGGTTGTCAAGATACTGGTACTGCGATCGTTTTAGGAAAGAAAGATGAAGAAATATTAACAACTTATGATCACAAATATCTTAATTTAGGAATTTATAATgcctataaaaataataatttcagATATAGCCAGTTATCTCCTTTAAATATGTTTAACGAAGTTAATACAAAAAACAATTTGCCTTCCCAAATAGAGATATAtagtaatattaaaaaggagaaaaaagaaaacaataatttatgtacaaatgaaaaattaaataaaaatcataaaaatgatatatatgaAGGTCCGAAATatgaattaatatttatagcTAAAGGAGGTGGAAGTGcaaataaaacttttttgTTTCAGCAAACCAAAAGTATATTAAATGAAGATTctttgtataattttttattagataaaataaaagaaataggGACATCTGCCTGCCCACCATATCATTTAGCAATTGTTATTGGTGGATTATCAGCtgaaatgaatttaaaaatggTAAAATTAGCATCTTGCAGATATTTAGATGACTTAAAAAAAGATGGGGGAGAATATGGAAAAGCTTTTAGGGATTTAGAAAGtgagaaaataattttagaaaGAAGTCAAAAATTAGGTATAGGAGCTCAATTCGGGGGAAAGTATTTTGTCCATGATGTAAGGGTTATTAGATTACCAAGACATTCTGCTTCTTGTCCTATAGGTATAGGTGTTTCATGCTCAGCTGATAGACaaataaaatgtataataaataaaaatggagTATTCATGGAAAAATTGGAACATGAgccaattaaatatttaccAGAAATTACATTTCAAAACTTAAATCAAAGCAATgggataaaaataaatttaaatcaaGATATGGAAGAAATACTAGAATGTTTATCTAAGTATCCCATATCAACTTTGTTACTATTAACAGGAAAATTAGTTGTAGCTAGAGATACAGCTCACAAAAAAATAGTAGATCAATttattaatgataatattcCAATACCAGATTATTTTAAGAAACATCCTATATATTATGCAGGACCAGCAAAAAAGCCGGATAATTATGCAAGTGGCTCATTTGGACCAACAACAGCTGGTCGAATGGATGCTTATGCTGAagttttaatgaaaaataaaagttctTTAATTTCTTTGGCTAAAGGTAATAGATCTTCAGTAGTTAGAAATGCttgtaaaaaatacaatGGTTTTTACTTGGGAAGTATAGGAGGCCCAGGAGCAATTTTagcaaaaaataatattaaaaaagttgAAGTTATTGATTTTAAAGATTTGGGAATGGAAGCAGTACATTTAATTGATGTAGTTGATTTTCCTGCATTTATCGTTATAGATAATAAAGGGaatgatttttataataagtGGATaccttaa
- a CDS encoding dynein light chain, putative, producing the protein MNDTDKFEEEFDIEQMEEIGKQTISQFLEKMYYNEEKTNFWVSQILDTTLKELSKLNKPFKYVATCILMEKNGSPLTTSNVCLWDENSDGLCSVQMGNETLDCILCIYAIKT; encoded by the exons ATGAATGATACAGATAAATTTGAG GAAGAATTTGATATTGAACAAATGGAAGAAATAGGAAAacaa acTATTTCTCAATTTCTCgaaaaaatgtattataatgaagaaaaaacaaatttcTGGGTATCACAAATTTTAGATACAACTCTAAAAGAGTTATCTAAACTAAATAAGCCATTTAAATATGTtg CTACATGCATATTAATGGAGAAAAATGGATCACCTTTAACTACTTCTAATGTTTGCTTATGGGATGAAAATTCTGACG gATTATGTAGTGTTCAAATGGGTAATGAAACCTTAGATTGTATTCTTTGTATATATGCTATTAAAacatga